From one Trachemys scripta elegans isolate TJP31775 chromosome 14, CAS_Tse_1.0, whole genome shotgun sequence genomic stretch:
- the LOC117887279 gene encoding cytochrome c oxidase assembly protein COX11, mitochondrial isoform X2, with product MGLCGRGWRCLGVLRLPCVAAGSGPRLLRVWAPAAGEPLARGGSSCGRCPRTGAPHSQWAPRGPGSAPRRQAWPGLQQARGVARPNPFPRGQEQEWRRRNRTVLTYIAAAAVGMATGLGGSAVAGHDSDQIETMEPVKDRIIKVTFNADVHASLHWNFRPQQTEIYVVPGETALAFYKAKNSTDKPVIGISTYNVVPFEAGQYFNKIQCFCFEEQRLNPQEEVDMPVFFFIDPEFAEDPRMANVDLITLSYTFFEAKGGHKLPLPGYQ from the exons ATGGGGCTGTGCGGGCGGGGCTGGAGGTGTCTCGGGGTCCTTCGGCTGCCGTGCGTGGCTGCCGGATCGGGCCCCCGCCTGCTCCGTGTCTGGGCCCCAGCCGCTGGGGAGCCCCTGGCCCGGGGGGGCTCGTCCTGCGGCCGGTGCCCTCGGACCGGGGCCCCGCACAGCCAATGGGCCCCCCGCGGGCCGGGCAGCGCCCCCCGCCgccaggcctggcctggcctccaGCAGGCGCGAGGGGTGGCGCGCCCCAACCCTTTCccgcggggccaggagcaggagtGGAGACGCAGGAACAGGACCGTCCTGACCTACATCGCCGCCGCGGCCGTGGGCATG gcTACTGGACTAGGTGGGTCAGCAGTAGCAGGCCATGATTCAGACCAGATTGAGACTATGGAACCTGTTAAAGATCGCATCATTAAGGTCACTTTCAATGCTGATGTGCATGCAAGTCTACACTGGAATTTTAGACCTCAGCAAACAGAAATATAC GTTGTACCAGGAGAGACTGCACTGGCATTTTACAAAGCAAAGAATTCTACAGACAAACCAGTAATTGGAATCTCTACATATAACGTGGTTCCATTTGAAGCAGGACAGTATTTCAATAAAATACAA TGCTTTTGTTTTGAAGAACAGCGGCTTAATCCCCAAGAGGAAGTGGACATGCCTGTATTTTTCTTCATAGATCCTGAATTTGCTGAAGACCCAAGAATGGCCAATGTTGATCTGATCACTCTTTCTTACACTTTTTTTGAAGCAAAAGGAGGACACAAATTGCCACTCCCAGGTTATCAATAA
- the LOC117887279 gene encoding cytochrome c oxidase assembly protein COX11, mitochondrial isoform X1 translates to MGLCGRGWRCLGVLRLPCVAAGSGPRLLRVWAPAAGEPLARGGSSCGRCPRTGAPHSQWAPRGPGSAPRRQAWPGLQQARGVARPNPFPRGQEQEWRRRNRTVLTYIAAAAVGMVGMSYAAVPLYRLYCQATGLGGSAVAGHDSDQIETMEPVKDRIIKVTFNADVHASLHWNFRPQQTEIYVVPGETALAFYKAKNSTDKPVIGISTYNVVPFEAGQYFNKIQCFCFEEQRLNPQEEVDMPVFFFIDPEFAEDPRMANVDLITLSYTFFEAKGGHKLPLPGYQ, encoded by the exons ATGGGGCTGTGCGGGCGGGGCTGGAGGTGTCTCGGGGTCCTTCGGCTGCCGTGCGTGGCTGCCGGATCGGGCCCCCGCCTGCTCCGTGTCTGGGCCCCAGCCGCTGGGGAGCCCCTGGCCCGGGGGGGCTCGTCCTGCGGCCGGTGCCCTCGGACCGGGGCCCCGCACAGCCAATGGGCCCCCCGCGGGCCGGGCAGCGCCCCCCGCCgccaggcctggcctggcctccaGCAGGCGCGAGGGGTGGCGCGCCCCAACCCTTTCccgcggggccaggagcaggagtGGAGACGCAGGAACAGGACCGTCCTGACCTACATCGCCGCCGCGGCCGTGGGCATGGTGGGCATGTCCTACGCGGCCGTGCCGCTCTACCGCCTCTACTGCCAG gcTACTGGACTAGGTGGGTCAGCAGTAGCAGGCCATGATTCAGACCAGATTGAGACTATGGAACCTGTTAAAGATCGCATCATTAAGGTCACTTTCAATGCTGATGTGCATGCAAGTCTACACTGGAATTTTAGACCTCAGCAAACAGAAATATAC GTTGTACCAGGAGAGACTGCACTGGCATTTTACAAAGCAAAGAATTCTACAGACAAACCAGTAATTGGAATCTCTACATATAACGTGGTTCCATTTGAAGCAGGACAGTATTTCAATAAAATACAA TGCTTTTGTTTTGAAGAACAGCGGCTTAATCCCCAAGAGGAAGTGGACATGCCTGTATTTTTCTTCATAGATCCTGAATTTGCTGAAGACCCAAGAATGGCCAATGTTGATCTGATCACTCTTTCTTACACTTTTTTTGAAGCAAAAGGAGGACACAAATTGCCACTCCCAGGTTATCAATAA